A section of the Hyalangium minutum genome encodes:
- a CDS encoding RNA polymerase sigma factor, which translates to MRNPSAEEEMVLHQRLLERDPLAYFDVFPMYMERLAKKLEGLGYDVDIARDAALEAVLAYRKAPERYDPKKVHPFTYLMVLAKNKAVDRWRSVQAQAQRNKKQGDVELLLRTPNDPVERMETYVRVRQLVDLLEKGGILNERDQAILRLFLMGESSTEEKAKVLRLPPMSKEDRKLEVKRHQDRIMKLLERWFRKEDPDDDP; encoded by the coding sequence ATGCGCAATCCATCAGCGGAAGAGGAAATGGTCTTGCACCAACGGCTCCTGGAGCGCGATCCGTTGGCCTACTTCGACGTCTTCCCCATGTACATGGAGCGGCTCGCGAAGAAGCTGGAGGGGCTTGGCTACGACGTCGATATTGCCCGCGATGCCGCCCTCGAGGCGGTCTTGGCCTACCGCAAGGCGCCGGAGCGCTACGATCCCAAGAAGGTGCACCCGTTCACATACCTTATGGTGTTGGCCAAAAATAAGGCGGTGGACCGGTGGCGCTCCGTCCAGGCACAGGCCCAACGAAATAAAAAGCAGGGCGATGTCGAACTCTTGCTGAGGACTCCGAACGATCCCGTGGAGAGGATGGAGACCTACGTGAGGGTACGTCAGCTCGTGGATTTGCTAGAAAAAGGGGGAATTCTGAACGAGCGGGATCAGGCCATCCTCCGGCTTTTCCTGATGGGGGAAAGCTCAACCGAGGAGAAGGCGAAGGTGTTGCGGTTGCCCCCAATGTCCAAAGAGGACAGGAAATTGGAGGTGAAGCGGCACCAGGACCGCATCATGAAGTTGCTGGAGCGTTGGTTTCGGAAGGAGGATCCAGA
- a CDS encoding iron-containing redox enzyme family protein, producing MNSHTESPFMMNWPTALEHEARTLLEELDAHPEARRLFDGSIGKDRYVHYLIQTYHYARWTTPLLAEAGRRMKRLGLHPQLGDLLLQKSNEERGHERWLLADLKNLGWPAERVERQVPTPAVTAYVAWNRFTSRCGRPEAFLGTAYVLEYLSVHRASQSVKRMLAANTIPNIRKAVTFLKAHGTADERHVEELTSLLSPLTNEEEQAALLLSARTTRVLYLGLFTEGAPENASHPS from the coding sequence ATGAACTCGCACACCGAATCCCCCTTCATGATGAATTGGCCCACCGCCCTGGAGCACGAAGCGCGCACGCTGCTCGAGGAGTTGGACGCGCACCCCGAGGCGCGGCGGCTCTTCGATGGCAGCATTGGCAAGGACCGCTACGTCCACTACCTGATCCAGACGTATCACTACGCGCGGTGGACCACTCCGCTGTTGGCCGAGGCGGGCCGGCGCATGAAGCGCCTGGGCCTGCACCCCCAATTGGGGGACCTGCTCCTGCAGAAGTCCAACGAGGAGCGCGGGCATGAGCGCTGGCTGCTGGCGGACCTGAAGAACCTGGGTTGGCCGGCCGAGCGCGTCGAGCGGCAGGTGCCCACCCCCGCAGTCACTGCCTATGTCGCCTGGAACCGCTTCACCTCGCGCTGCGGACGGCCCGAGGCGTTCCTGGGCACGGCCTACGTGCTGGAGTACCTGTCCGTGCACCGCGCCAGCCAGTCGGTGAAGCGGATGCTCGCGGCCAACACCATTCCCAACATCCGCAAGGCCGTCACCTTCTTGAAGGCGCACGGCACCGCGGATGAGAGGCATGTGGAGGAACTGACGTCACTGCTAAGTCCCCTGACGAACGAGGAGGAGCAGGCCGCGCTGCTGCTGTCCGCACGCACCACCCGGGTCCTCTACCTGGGCCTCTTCACGGAAGGGGCACCCGAGAACGCGTCGCATCCCTCTTAA
- a CDS encoding GNAT family N-acetyltransferase has product MTTLTCHIATTQQQLDDALRVRWEVFGTELELLKRPAYAVPRENNGFDTLATTAHVIVYADGVPVATTRLLLPNPEVARATGGRLGIDLESKVDLSDLEGPGRVFAETTRFCILKDWRHSAVLMWLYAGLHQESRRRGVTHWIASANTETDSAEDARILFQVAAHQGLLSPQWRARTLAYPKPPEAPAAPIYTPEERERARQGQFEGLCLPRVLSLFSGKLGARFIAEPLYDACFRRFSLPLVAALHDVPASTRKFFDKLTARTSRS; this is encoded by the coding sequence ATGACAACACTGACTTGCCACATCGCCACCACCCAGCAGCAGCTCGATGATGCGCTGCGCGTGCGCTGGGAGGTCTTCGGTACGGAATTGGAACTGCTCAAGCGCCCGGCCTATGCGGTGCCCCGGGAGAACAATGGCTTCGACACGCTGGCGACCACCGCCCACGTCATCGTCTACGCGGATGGCGTGCCCGTGGCCACCACCCGCCTGTTGCTGCCCAACCCCGAGGTGGCCCGCGCCACCGGAGGCCGGCTGGGCATTGATCTGGAGAGCAAGGTGGACCTGTCGGACCTGGAGGGTCCGGGCAGGGTGTTCGCCGAGACCACCCGCTTCTGCATCCTCAAGGACTGGCGCCACTCCGCGGTCCTCATGTGGCTGTACGCCGGGCTCCATCAGGAGAGCCGCCGCCGGGGAGTGACGCACTGGATCGCCTCCGCGAACACGGAGACGGACTCGGCCGAGGACGCGCGCATCCTCTTCCAAGTGGCGGCCCACCAGGGCCTGCTGAGCCCCCAGTGGCGTGCGCGGACGCTCGCCTACCCCAAGCCCCCGGAGGCACCGGCCGCGCCCATCTACACCCCAGAGGAGAGGGAGCGCGCTCGACAGGGACAGTTCGAAGGACTGTGCCTCCCCCGGGTGTTGTCGCTCTTCTCCGGCAAGCTGGGGGCGCGTTTCATCGCCGAGCCTCTCTACGACGCGTGCTTCCGCCGCTTCTCCCTGCCACTCGTCGCGGCGCTCCATGATGTTCCCGCCAGCACGCGGAAGTTCTTCGACAAGCTGACCGCCCGCACCTCGCGCAGCTGA